The following are encoded together in the Mustela nigripes isolate SB6536 chromosome 11, MUSNIG.SB6536, whole genome shotgun sequence genome:
- the LOC132027147 gene encoding olfactory receptor 2AE1, with translation MWQRNQTSLADFILEGLFDDSLTHRFLFSLTIVVFLTAVSGNVLTILLICADAQLHTPMYLLLSQLSLMDLMHVSTTIPKMATNYLSGKKTISFVGCATQHFFYLALGGAECILLALMSYDRYVAICHPLRYTVLMNRRVEVMMAVMSWLGASINSLIHTTILMHFPFCGSRKIHHFYCEFPAVVKLVCGDITVYETTVYISSILLLLFPIFLVSTSYAFILHSVIQMRSSGSKRNAFATCSSHFIVVSFWFGACIFSYMRPRSQHTPLQDKVGSVFYSIITPTLNPLIYTLRNKDVAKALRRVLRRDILTQRQ, from the coding sequence ATGTGGCAGAGGAATCAGACCTCTCTGGCAGACTTCATCCTTGAAGGCCTCTTTGATGACTCTCTTACCCACcgtttccttttctccttaacCATAGTGGTCTTCCTTACTGCAGTGAGTGGCAATGTGCTCACCATTCTCCTCATCTGTGCTGATGCCCAGCTTCATACACCCATGTACCTCCTGCTCAGCCAGCTCTCTCTCATGGATCTGATGCATGTCTCCACAACCATCCCGAAGATGGCTACCAACTACCTCTCTGGCAAAAAGACCATCTCCTTTGTGGGCTGCGCTACCCAGCACTTCTTCTATTTGGCTCTGGGTGGTGCCGAGTGTATTCTCTTGGCTCTCATgtcctatgaccgctatgtggccatttgTCATCCACTTCGTTATACCGTTCTCATGAACAGAAGGGTGGAAGTGATGATGGCTGTCATGTCGTGGTTGGGAGCGTCTATAAACTCTCTAATTCACACAACGATCTTGATGCACTTCCCTTTCTGTGGGTCTCGAAAAATCCACCACTTCTACTGTGAGTTTCCAGCTGTTGTGAAGTTGGTGTGTGGAGACATCACTGTTTATGAGACCACAGTGTACATCAGCAGCATCCtacttctcctcttccccatTTTCCTGGTTTCTACATCCTATGCCTTTATCCTCCACAGTGTCATTCAGATGCGTTCATCTGGGAGTAAGAGAAATGCCTTTGCTACTTGTAGTTCTCACTTCATTGTGGTTTCCTTCTGGTTTGGTGCCTGCATCTTCTCATACATGAGGCCCAGGTCCCAGCACACTCCATTGCAAGACAAAGTTGGTTCTGTGTTCTATAGCATCATTACTCCCACGCTGAATCCTTTGATTTATACTCTCCGGAATAAGGATGTAGCTAAGGCTCTGAGAAGAGTGCTGCGGAGAGATATTCTCACTCAGAGACAGTAA